A stretch of DNA from Triticum dicoccoides isolate Atlit2015 ecotype Zavitan chromosome 2A, WEW_v2.0, whole genome shotgun sequence:
CGGGGACAGAGGGAAGAGGGGAGAGGCCGGAGCCTCACCGCGGGGCTGTAGGGTTTCGGGCAGCGGGGTCGAGGAGGTGGACGGGGACGACGGCGCGGCGTCACGGCGTCTGGGAGGCGGGAGTAGTTCgatggggaggaggacgaggaggcgatCCGACGACGGCGACAGGGCGGCGTTCACCGGGGTTGGCGCAGAGGCGAGGGGGCATCGCGGCGAGGGGGGTCTGGCGTAGTGGCTGCGGAGATCGGCGGCGGCGTTCGTGCCCCGATCCAGAACGGAtcgggtgggagggagagggagagggcgaatgAGTGGGGAAGTGGGGGTAGTGGGTGGAGGTTACGGGTTAGGGTTCCCCCGGAGTGGGGATATGGAGGTGGGGAGTGGGGCGCCGGCTCGGCCGGCCTGGCTAGcccagtggccagctgggccgaggcccagcgagaGGGGGGCTTTTAATTTCTTTCTCTCCccttttcttttcctttaaaaAAATAAACAGAGATGTGTAAGAAAtaatgggcatgctatttacttagGAAAAATATGGGAGGTGCCCCTTTTATTCTCTGGTGATCttagacagtgccacaaataatttggagACCAAGAgaattcatttgatatttttcataaaTAGGATAGCATTTTAAAATGCTGAATTGGTGTTGTTATAATTGCTAAAGTCCATCTTTGGGCCGCGAGTCAATCAACGCCGtttgaatggatgtagcaaaaaaaatCACCGGTAGTAGCAAAATCAAACTACGGGTGCAGCAAAAACGCCGTTGCCACCTTCGCGAGGTCGCAGCTCCACCTTACATGGATGTAGAAAAAAACTCCACGGTAGTAGCAAAATCCtgctacggttgcagcaaaaaatcatggatgtagcaaaaacctctaacggtagtagcaaaatcctgctacggttgcagcaaaaataTCATTGTCGTCCTCACGAGTTGGCAGCTCTgcctgatggatgtagcaaaaagcttTGCCGGTAGTAGCAAAATCCAACAACGGTTGCAGCTTCCCCTTATTGTGCAGTGCCATTGAAGCTTTCTAtgtctatggttgaagcttttttcaaggGCTGTTGAAGCTTTTCTAGATGACGGTTGCAACACTTGGGCAGGCGGGAGGATTCGGGCATGGCTGCAGGCAGCCATGGCGGCCGACGAGGGAGCTCCTGGCCACGTGAAGACTATAAGTAGGGAATGGATCTGGCCATGGCAGCCGGCGAGGGAGCGCCTGGCCGTCGGCAATGAAGCTCATGGTGGCCCAGTCGTTGCCCGGGGAGGAGGGAGGGGAAAGGATGAGCTCATGGTGGCCCAATCGCTGCCCGGGGAGGAGGGAGGGGAAAGGATGCACGTGCTGAAAGGAGGCGGGGCGCGTTTTGCTAGCGTGGCGTGCAAACCGGCTGAAAGTTCGGCCGGCGCAGCACGCCCAAACATTTATACCATATAAAAAACAGCAACCACCTTTGATGTTGTACACCATAACTAGGCATATCATTGATAACATAACACACAAAACATATATGGTGAGACGCAGTAGAAAATCACACACCAGCAACATCAACAAGCCAAAATAGCCTCACATTCCATTCACCCTGGAGCATAAAACATGATAGTGCTATGTCACTTTGCACTCCACATTAACTTCGGTCATACTGACTGCAACTGCAGCCGCCGGGATACAGGGGTTCTCATAATCAACTAACTAAAAATTCGCCTTTATTTAGCAAACTGGGTAGTCTCATAACTCTTATCTCTTTGTAGATACATGGCACCTCTAACCTGTAAACAGCAAACAGAGCCAGACCTCTTCTTTCTCTAGAGATATGTACATCCATCACTGTGTATAGCCTCCAGGGGTCTTGGAAATATGCGACCGCTGTCTCGAGGTATTGATGCCAGCCTAATTTCCATCCGTCGCTCCAGATATAGCACCCTTGGGTCCAAAATCAAGTCTCACCCAAAGTGATGGAGAGCTACCTACTGGTGGGTTATGTTACTTCACTATTGCTGTGATTCTGTGAATCAAATCAAAGAGCTGCCTTTTCAGCTATAGCTGAGACTTTCGTTGACAAATCTAGGATCGCACTTCATAGAACCATCTCACCAACAGTCATTTCATTCACAAACTTCAGAATGAGCCGCAAAATCCAGAGACTTCTCCACAGCTTGCAACATCTGTTTTGATGGAAGTATCTGCATGACAAGTTGATAGATTAGTAAACATTTGATAGGCAAATGCAAAGGTGCGTGCAAGAGTGCTTCCTGGTAGAAAAAAATACTAGCAATATTTGTGCAAAAATATGTCCATTTGTTTCGTATAACAAAATGTATGTGTATAGTTGCTAAGATATTCGTCCCTCCTTAAAACCATCATAATTTTGCAAAAATGTTTGCTAATGCATAATGCACATCTATACAAAAATTGCATTGCTTTCAAAAGAGTGTTTGTCACTTCCCAATACCACATGCACCTGACAGCACAAAATACATTTTCCTATTTGGTGACAAGTTCCTATTATTTTCCGAGACATTTTTTCTGTTAGATGTGTTTTTCAGATAGGAATCAGAAAAGGCTGGAAACAAGACAAAAGACGCCCAATAGATGGTGCTGGAAACATGAGGATCAGTGTGCGCATTTAATTATAGAGGAAGAGTCTGAAAACAGGTTGAATAAATAAACAAAATATGGTAAAATAGCGTACCATTGGTGGACAAACTCACGATCCTGAACTTGACTTTTGAACCCATACTTGTCTCTGCACACATCATTTATGGTATTAGACTTTTAGAGTAATAATGCCTAACAAAAATCACCCCCATGCAGTCAGCCAAGGCAAGTAAAAAATTATAAACTAATCACACCTCATGAGCCACATAGCTAGCAGGGCCCCTCTTTGAAGGCTTTCCATCAGATGTAATAAGAGGGATTTCCATCTCCTTCGACCCACGTGGCGGACCACGGCGGTTGGCATGCCTGTTTCCTGAATAACATATTACACCATGAACCACAGTACAGAAACTGATATAGAAAAAACTTTGGATTGCTTGTCTGCTAATCGCTAACTATAATTATAGCCAGATAAAAAACAAACCATTCTCCACAAGGCCACCACGGCCACCAGGACTCCTTGTGTCTATTTTTCTCTCTCCATGGCCTGCATCATCAAGTATGTTAATACAGTAATAACTCGAGCATCAGGAATAATTAACAACAAAAGTTGTTAAATGACTTGTACCATCTACTTGCTGAGAGAAATTGTCCATAGAGTGCGACTGCATTAGCGGGAACTCAGACGATGATGCTTGCGTACTGCCTCCTGATGCAGACTTGTCATAGCGACGAGGGGCCCAAACACCTCGGTCAGGCCTATCTCTATTTCTGGCATGTCTTTCAATCTTCTCACCAATGGGTCCAGAACCATGCAGATGCTTGTCATCATAGTGGTTTTTCTCAGCATTTTCAACAGTCTGATCTTTTACAGTGGAACGCGAGTTCGGAGCCCGTGGTGGCCTCTTATCCTTCTCGGCACTAATTATGTGACCTTCTTGCTCATGTTGAGATGATGCTATTGCATGGCGTCCTTCCTTGTTTGAAAGTATAGTCTTGATAATTCTGACACTGGCCTCATTTCGCTGGTCTTGTCTAGAAGTTGATGGGGGTGTATTTCTCGAAGGCGGCAGAGACTGCTGCGGGGTTGAGCTATCAGATATCTGTGGCAAAGCAGATAATATGACAGTCCATACCAATTAAATGATAAAAAACCTCGGGGGATGTGTCTGCTTACATTGGAATCAACCCTCGCTCTTCCTTTCAGAAGGACAATTTTGTCCTTTTTACCGTCGATAACCTGAGCAGATCCAGATGGCCCACCGCTTGTAGCATCTACAAGACGGGACAAAACAAAACAACAGTATTAACATCATAGAGGAAATAGGCATTTGTATCCACTATAAGGATGGAAAGAAGTGGATCACATAGGGTAAAGAAAGAACTAAAGATTAAGGGGTACAAAACAATAATTCAACAGTTACCCTTGTAAAGGGAATACAGCTCCatgattaaaaataaataaatgaaaaaacAACACATAATTCTCAAATACGACAAATAACGTAAATGTGGTTAGTGGATGACATCATGCAAGGAGGACCGGCATCGTTCCCATGAATGGATTGTGTGTCGGAATTGAAAACATCCACTTGGGCTACTGCCACATGTCAGTTTTTAAACCAAACAAGTGAGGAAAACAATCTATGTTTCTTTGCACTGACGGTGCTTCGGATTGGCTTTTCAAAAGCACACTTATTTTTGCCATTGCAGAAAACATTAGCTAGGAAGCTAACACattgaagtcaaaatagtaaaggtTCCAATATTAGCTAGATTCCGTGCCACGCAGTACACGCAAACCAACTTAGGCCTCCTTtgcttcataggataggaattttataggaataggaaaatcatcagaagtgagatgacatgcatctcaattcctatagagaaagagatgttatttggtgcataggataggaatttttccatttagtctaggctaatgtttttttttcttcaaaatgtgaaggattgattcctatcctacataggaataggaaatccattcctataaaccaaagggcttcaaaggaatttttccttcgcaaatcctatcctatagagttcctacaaaattcctacaaaccaaagcagGCCTTATTTTTGCCATTGAGGAAAACATTAGCTAGCAAGCTAACACgttgaagtcaaaatagtaaaggtTCCAATATTAGCTAGATTCCGTGCCACACAGTACTCGCAAACCAACTCAGCGATGAGTTTGTTCTTACAAACATGAATTATGTCCCATTCCCATGTAACGGATTAAGCTCAAGTTGACAATGGGGCTCAAAGACCCTAGTCTGTCTATTAGTTGATACAACATTCCAACAACACAAAGTCAAGGGTCATATCAGAAAGACCACACTTAGTAACAATATATGACACCCAAAGTACTGTTGAGTATTGACAATAGTTATAACAAGCTAAAAACAATAAACAATTTCTTCAATGTAGTACCACCTGAAGTTCCAGCAATGATTTTCTCTCTGTGTGTATGATCATCTCTCTTTGGTGCTAAGATGTAAGTCGGCTTCTCCTTAGCATTATCTCGCACAACATACTGCTGGATATCACAGAACAGCAGCATGTTAGTAACTTCAGTTCATAATTCATTGCGAATAATAAACAGAAAGTACCAATTGTTGTTTACTTAGTTTTGACAGGTAATCATTCTCAGAGAGAAAAGACATGGAACACCATGTCAAAGCCTCAAGGaaagaagtactccctccatcccgaatTACGTGTCCTAGATTTGTCTAGTTACGGATCTatctagacacgttttagtgttcgatacatccgtatctagaaaaatctaagacaagccTTTTGGGACAGAGGTAATACTACTTTTTACAGAACACCACAAAATAAATAGTCCACCACTCAAAATAACCAATATGAAGCGCCGAGCATTACTAGTGTCTATGTGCTTCAACCAAATACAACTGAATACACACTTAAATATGTTCAAAAAAAAAATATGAGAACTCCACAACCATAACCCAAAAAGAACAATTCTGAAGTGGTTGGAATATATAAAACATATATGAGCATATGATCCATAAATACTGGGGCAAAACATGCATAGAGGAAACAACAGACTGACAGTAATCATGAGGATTAACATGCTAACATAAAAAAACATAGGAAATATACAGAGCATCTGATCCATAATGATAAGTTTATGATACAAACATAAAAGGAAACAAAAGAAACATCTTATTTCACTATCTCAAATCAAAATACAAATAGAACAGCAGAACCTCTGAGAATATTTTGTAGGGATATAAAATGAGAACATATAGTAAAGAACTAATCTATACCTGCtctctccggtcctttttactccgcgtattagatttgtgtcaagtcaaacattgcaaagtttaaccaaatttatattaaaaaatatcaacatctacaataccataTATACATACTA
This window harbors:
- the LOC119355227 gene encoding regulator of nonsense transcripts UPF3-like isoform X4; amino-acid sequence: MKDPAHRTKVVLRRLPPAIAQQAVVDQVDARFAGRYDWACFRPGNASQKNHRYSRLYLNFKSPEDVVEFAEFFNGHVFVNEKGAQFKALVEYAPSQQVPKSNIKKDARQGTITKDPEYLEFLELISKPTEHLPSAEIQLERKEAERAAAGKVPPVVTPLMVYVRQQRAAKSMAQRSVSSRLSRKVAGVVTSSSSPSKRSSERRRASTSTYVVRDNAKEKPTYILAPKRDDHTHREKIIAGTSDATSGGPSGSAQVIDGKKDKIVLLKGRARVDSNISDSSTPQQSLPPSRNTPPSTSRQDQRNEASVRIIKTILSNKEGRHAIASSQHEQEGHIISAEKDKRPPRAPNSRSTVKDQTVENAEKNHYDDKHLHGSGPIGEKIERHARNRDRPDRGVWAPRRYDKSASGGSTQASSSEFPLMQSHSMDNFSQQVDGHGERKIDTRSPGGRGGLVENGNRHANRRGPPRGSKEMEIPLITSDGKPSKRGPASYVAHERQVWVQKSSSGS
- the LOC119355227 gene encoding regulator of nonsense transcripts UPF3-like isoform X2, coding for MKDPAHRTKVVLRRLPPAIAQQAVVDQVDARFAGRYDWACFRPGNASQKNHRYSRLYLNFKSPEDVVEFAEFFNGHVFVNEKGAQFKALVEYAPSQQVPKSNIKKDARQGTITKDPEYLEFLELISKPTEHLPSAEIQLERKEAERAAAGKVPPVVTPLMVYVRQQRAAKSMAQRSVSSRLSRKVAGVVTSSSSPSKRSSERRRASTSTDRREQYVVRDNAKEKPTYILAPKRDDHTHREKIIAGTSDATSGGPSGSAQVIDGKKDKIVLLKGRARVDSNISDSSTPQQSLPPSRNTPPSTSRQDQRNEASVRIIKTILSNKEGRHAIASSQHEQEGHIISAEKDKRPPRAPNSRSTVKDQTVENAEKNHYDDKHLHGSGPIGEKIERHARNRDRPDRGVWAPRRYDKSASGGSTQASSSEFPLMQSHSMDNFSQQVDGHGERKIDTRSPGGRGGLVENGNRHANRRGPPRGSKEMEIPLITSDGKPSKRGPASYVAHERQVWVQKSSSGS
- the LOC119355227 gene encoding regulator of nonsense transcripts UPF3-like isoform X5 — its product is MKDPAHRTKVVLRRLPPAIAQQAVVDQVDARFAGRYDWACFRPGNASQKNHRYSRLYLNFKSPEDVVEFAEFFNGHVFVNEKGAQFKALVEYAPSQQVPKSNIKKDARQGTITKDPEYLEFLELISKPTEHLPSAEIQLERKEAERAAAGKVPPVVTPLMVYVRQQRAAKSMAQRSVSSRLSRKVAGVVTSSSSPSKRSSERRRASTSTDRREQQYVVRDNAKEKPTYILAPKRDDHTHREKIIAGTSDATSGGPSGSAQVIDGKKDKIVLLKGRARVDSNQSLPPSRNTPPSTSRQDQRNEASVRIIKTILSNKEGRHAIASSQHEQEGHIISAEKDKRPPRAPNSRSTVKDQTVENAEKNHYDDKHLHGSGPIGEKIERHARNRDRPDRGVWAPRRYDKSASGGSTQASSSEFPLMQSHSMDNFSQQVDGHGERKIDTRSPGGRGGLVENGNRHANRRGPPRGSKEMEIPLITSDGKPSKRGPASYVAHERQVWVQKSSSGS
- the LOC119355227 gene encoding regulator of nonsense transcripts UPF3-like isoform X6, which produces MKDPAHRTKVVLRRLPPAIAQQAVVDQVDARFAGRYDWACFRPGNASQKNHRYSRLYLNFKSPEDVVEFAEFFNGHVFVNEKGAQFKALVEYAPSQQVPKSNIKKDARQGTITKDPEYLEFLELISKPTEHLPSAEIQLERKEAERAAAGKVPPVVTPLMVYVRQQRAAKSMAQRSVSSRLSRKVAGVVTSSSSPSKRSSERRRASTSTDRREQQYVVRDNAKEKPTYILAPKRDDHTHREKIIAGTSDATSGGPSGSAQVIDGKKDKIVLLKGRARVDSNSLPPSRNTPPSTSRQDQRNEASVRIIKTILSNKEGRHAIASSQHEQEGHIISAEKDKRPPRAPNSRSTVKDQTVENAEKNHYDDKHLHGSGPIGEKIERHARNRDRPDRGVWAPRRYDKSASGGSTQASSSEFPLMQSHSMDNFSQQVDGHGERKIDTRSPGGRGGLVENGNRHANRRGPPRGSKEMEIPLITSDGKPSKRGPASYVAHERQVWVQKSSSGS
- the LOC119355227 gene encoding regulator of nonsense transcripts UPF3-like isoform X3, which gives rise to MKDPAHRTKVVLRRLPPAIAQQAVVDQVDARFAGRYDWACFRPGNASQKNHRYSRLYLNFKSPEDVVEFAEFFNGHVFVNEKGAQFKALVEYAPSQQVPKSNIKKDARQGTITKDPEYLEFLELISKPTEHLPSAEIQLERKEAERAAAGKVPPVVTPLMVYVRQQRAAKSMAQRSVSSRLSRKVAGVVTSSSSPSKRSSERRRASTSTQYVVRDNAKEKPTYILAPKRDDHTHREKIIAGTSDATSGGPSGSAQVIDGKKDKIVLLKGRARVDSNISDSSTPQQSLPPSRNTPPSTSRQDQRNEASVRIIKTILSNKEGRHAIASSQHEQEGHIISAEKDKRPPRAPNSRSTVKDQTVENAEKNHYDDKHLHGSGPIGEKIERHARNRDRPDRGVWAPRRYDKSASGGSTQASSSEFPLMQSHSMDNFSQQVDGHGERKIDTRSPGGRGGLVENGNRHANRRGPPRGSKEMEIPLITSDGKPSKRGPASYVAHERQVWVQKSSSGS
- the LOC119355227 gene encoding regulator of nonsense transcripts UPF3-like isoform X1 codes for the protein MKDPAHRTKVVLRRLPPAIAQQAVVDQVDARFAGRYDWACFRPGNASQKNHRYSRLYLNFKSPEDVVEFAEFFNGHVFVNEKGAQFKALVEYAPSQQVPKSNIKKDARQGTITKDPEYLEFLELISKPTEHLPSAEIQLERKEAERAAAGKVPPVVTPLMVYVRQQRAAKSMAQRSVSSRLSRKVAGVVTSSSSPSKRSSERRRASTSTDRREQQYVVRDNAKEKPTYILAPKRDDHTHREKIIAGTSDATSGGPSGSAQVIDGKKDKIVLLKGRARVDSNISDSSTPQQSLPPSRNTPPSTSRQDQRNEASVRIIKTILSNKEGRHAIASSQHEQEGHIISAEKDKRPPRAPNSRSTVKDQTVENAEKNHYDDKHLHGSGPIGEKIERHARNRDRPDRGVWAPRRYDKSASGGSTQASSSEFPLMQSHSMDNFSQQVDGHGERKIDTRSPGGRGGLVENGNRHANRRGPPRGSKEMEIPLITSDGKPSKRGPASYVAHERQVWVQKSSSGS